A single region of the Desulfovibrio inopinatus DSM 10711 genome encodes:
- a CDS encoding PocR ligand-binding domain-containing protein: MSDSLGPKAHIPSDIVRKKYNFSDLINVEELQNLVEVNYAATGMPSGIIGVDTGEIYAGAGWQRICTHFHRAHPKTNALCIKSDTFILNKIQAGEPHAYKCANGLWDIGVPIFCFDQHIATYFLGQFFYDDEPVDLEFFSKQADQYSFDKKEYLDAVRSVPRFKREKVQEILRHNIAMSKFLSNLASRNMERQMELEHRKRTEIELVKLQNYLSNIINSMPSAIIGVDPAGNVTQWNNRAEQLTGIPQQKAINAEIETLLPSLSGIMQSITRAIETREKQFDLKRRFHSDGKTHHEDITVYPLIANGVEGAVIRIDDITERVNLEQMMIQSEKMMSIGGLAAGMAHEINNPLAAILGYTHNIRRRIFGSLNKNEVVAEECGISLDNIRQYIENRDILKMLDGIQESGERAATIINNMLSFSRKSEKKYGRYNLEQLLDDTLELLVIDYDFKKRYDFGKIKIIREYTADTPAVYCEGNEIKQVFLNLLKNASEAMADKHYSHASPCIILRVKQDDDMVLVEVEDNGPGMDETTMKRVLDPFFTTKPTGKGTGLGLSVSYFIINDQHNGTMTVDSAQGKWTRFSIRLPIITTEEL; this comes from the coding sequence ATGTCTGACTCTCTTGGGCCTAAAGCACATATTCCCTCTGATATTGTTAGAAAAAAATATAATTTTTCAGATTTGATTAATGTTGAAGAGCTACAAAATTTAGTCGAAGTCAATTATGCAGCCACGGGAATGCCGTCTGGTATTATTGGGGTTGATACTGGTGAAATTTATGCTGGAGCTGGATGGCAGCGCATCTGTACACATTTTCACCGTGCGCATCCTAAGACAAATGCTCTTTGTATAAAAAGTGATACGTTTATCTTGAATAAAATCCAAGCAGGCGAGCCACATGCGTACAAGTGTGCAAACGGTCTATGGGATATTGGAGTTCCCATTTTTTGTTTTGATCAGCATATTGCGACCTATTTTCTTGGCCAATTTTTTTATGATGATGAACCCGTTGATTTGGAGTTCTTCTCCAAACAAGCAGACCAATATAGTTTTGATAAAAAAGAATACTTAGACGCTGTACGAAGCGTCCCTCGCTTCAAACGAGAGAAAGTTCAGGAGATTCTGAGACACAATATTGCCATGTCAAAATTTCTCTCAAATTTAGCTTCAAGAAATATGGAACGTCAAATGGAGCTTGAGCACCGTAAGCGAACAGAAATAGAGCTTGTTAAACTGCAAAATTATCTATCAAATATTATCAACTCCATGCCTTCAGCCATCATTGGCGTTGATCCTGCCGGCAACGTAACACAATGGAATAACCGTGCGGAGCAATTAACAGGTATCCCACAACAGAAGGCCATCAACGCAGAAATAGAAACCCTTCTCCCCTCACTCTCGGGGATTATGCAGTCCATCACCAGGGCAATAGAAACACGAGAAAAACAATTTGATTTAAAACGTCGTTTTCATAGCGATGGGAAGACACACCATGAAGACATCACTGTGTATCCTCTCATAGCAAACGGTGTTGAAGGAGCAGTCATTCGGATCGATGACATAACAGAACGCGTCAATCTTGAACAAATGATGATTCAATCTGAAAAAATGATGTCAATTGGTGGATTAGCTGCAGGAATGGCTCATGAGATCAACAATCCGTTAGCCGCAATTCTGGGGTATACGCATAACATTAGGCGACGAATTTTCGGATCACTCAATAAAAATGAAGTTGTTGCCGAGGAATGCGGTATCTCTCTGGACAACATACGGCAATATATAGAGAACCGTGACATTCTGAAGATGCTCGACGGCATACAAGAATCAGGTGAGCGTGCTGCGACTATCATCAATAATATGCTCAGTTTCAGCCGGAAAAGCGAAAAAAAATATGGTCGCTATAATCTTGAACAGCTCTTAGATGATACTCTTGAGTTGCTCGTCATCGACTATGATTTCAAAAAGCGATACGATTTTGGGAAAATAAAAATAATTCGTGAATATACAGCAGATACACCAGCGGTATATTGCGAAGGAAACGAAATTAAGCAGGTTTTTTTAAATTTACTTAAGAACGCCTCTGAAGCCATGGCTGATAAACATTATTCCCATGCCTCCCCCTGCATAATACTCAGGGTCAAGCAAGACGATGATATGGTTTTGGTTGAAGTTGAAGACAACGGACCGGGTATGGATGAGACGACCATGAAACGCGTACTCGACCCTTTTTTCACGACAAAACCTACAGGCAAAGGAACGGGGCTTGGCTTGTCTGTTTCATATTTTATAATAAATGATCAGCATAATGGAACGATGACGGTTGACTCTGCACAAGGGAAGTGGA